The segment gaagggggaggggggggtccggaccccccccccccatagaatttgcaaagataaaaaaaattacaatataacgatttataagaaaaatgagttgactgttattatattataaatatgtttttgtgaaaaggttcgacccctcccctggaaaaaaaattctggatccgcgcctgcatatatatatatatatatatatatatatatatatatatatatgctatatCTACTTCCTTGATCTCACTTTTTCTGAATtattatagttacatgtatatgttgggaGGGGGGTCTGGCATCTTCTGATTGCAAACTTGAGTCGTAAAAGatgctgacttttacagtcagtttaatttgtaatatattaGTGTGATTAGAGCagattattttttatgatttggCTTCCAATTTTTACTTTCAGAATTTTTAGATTAAATTCTATGGtttgtaaatagatatttggtttttaaaatggatgtattatatttatcaagatccatATGTGCATTGTGtacaactgcaacacattcatgaggaaatggcattcaataatacaatttttgatatcagataTATTAggcaaaaacaatgaaattgtaattgatatatattGCAAGTAGTGTGTCTGACTGACTGATTGGACGTGCATGTATTTATGAAGTTTGATATATTATCCATATAAAAATTGTGTAGGTTATTGTACTAAGACATTATCTTTAAGTAGTTTATTATAGGCATTAACTTTTAGTAGTTTTAGACAGAAATTTGGctatttttctgcatttgtTTAATTTCCACATGTAATTTCCTTTTTGTACAGAGTAAGGAATCGGTTATGTTTTACACTATTGTTTTCTTCTCGTTTAGAAAAGAACAGCCACATCATTGCAATCTACAGGTTTAAGGAAATCTCCTAGAAAACCTGCCAAAGACAGGCTCTATGAAACCCTGCAGTTTTCTTGATGTGAGGCTGGAGATGAAGATGAACCCCAACATGATCCTCCAGCACAAAAGGGTAAGAGTCAATTTTCAATGCAGTTCCAatgctttaataaatattataaattgTATGCCTTTTTGACTATAGtctatataatttaatattgtGTCTGTCCTTCCATGtgtgaaattgttgaaaatgtgtaaaatcACCTCACGAAACATACACATAACCAATTCCAGAGGAATATGAATTTAGAATACTCTTTCGGTTCTTTGCCAGAAAAAGAAAAGTATTGAGTGTACAACAGCAGTCTGAAGGTCTCCAAGAAAATATTTGAAGGACAAGAGTGCATCATGGATGAGGCATATCTCCCCATCAGAATTAGATTACTCAAATGGCCTCCCTgtttcccatatatatatatatatatatcattattgttTTCTCTTTCATTCAGAGTGCAGTGAAGGACTCTTATTTAAATAGTCAACAGACGGATTTGAAATGGAACTATGGTACAGCAAAAGGTATTTttgcatacatatataatgaGACAATATTTCTTGCAAATGTTGAATTTATAAATGCTTTGTCAgtttttttgttattatgaattAATGAAATTACTTGTAAGGCCATCACACACTGTGCACATGAATGCATTGGTTAGGACATTCGTGTGAGTCTCTTCacatctttgttttgttttgaaataatggATGTTCCTGAAAACATCCTCCAAACAATAAACCAGATTCGCAGTccataaatgtataaataaatcattaaccAATGTTAATTGTGCAAATTtagtaaaaatatttcaaaatattaaatttaaaaaataacccAGCTgaattactttgaattttatacACTAAttcatttttggggtaaaagttTAACTCCCAGGAGTACATTAACTACGTTACAGTAATTTGTAACCAAGTAACAATCTTGTTATTTTGTAGATTCATGGATGAAGAAAATGTACCACTGACAGTATTTATGCGGAACGTTGTACAAGGGATTGCGCCAGATGAAAGAATTGATGTCATAGATGGTACTAATGAAAATGCTGTTATAAATTTTGCTAAATCTAACagatttcaatttatatttaatcTGAAAAGCATTACATTATGGTTCAACAGTTATTACCAATGAGAAAGCAAACGTTGATTATAAGTTTATTTATTTGTCCTAATTTAgaattaacaagaggtactgtgagcaatgctcactaagaatacccccccgcttaccccaatctcccaaaggatgttggtaataggtataaactacctcttttctgagtgtaaaaaacaaatggcatgacaaaccgaaccatgcatattgctacttcgatgtccagtgcgcatgacctttgaccttttgaccccaaaatcgatagggaacatcttcatcccatgggtagtccatatgtatgatatggtgactgtaggtggaaaggataacgctttagagcccggaaaccatattgctacctcgatgtccagtgtgcttgacctttgaccccaaaatcgatagggaacatcttcatcccatgggtagtccatatatatgatatggtgacggtaggtggaaaggataatgctttagagcccggaaaccattgcgtctacagacggacggacggacagacagacggacaacccgattccagtataccccccacaacttgttgcggggggtataattacaaAGAAATCGTAGGTTGAACTAAGGCTATAATTagttattttgaaacatatttacattattttgtgCAAGATCTTTTATTCAGCATCTTTTATTTTCTAGCTGccattaaaagatattttacatcCAAAAAGGAGGCCAACAATAGGCACAATAAGAATAAAGAAGAGTTAAATAAAAAGAGGCAAGCAACatatgaaagaaagaaagaggtAAACTTGAAATTCAATTTAGCTCAGTAATCATACAGTTTTACTTAAAGCTCATCTTAGAACATTGTTATTGATTTTGATGACACTGGATGAAGATTATCGAAATGGTTTAGGTCACTTGAGGAAAGAAAAGGAAGTTGATGAAAGGGTGTCTATATGAGTACTTGATTGTGTGcccatgtatttaaaaatatattcaaaacaaatgTTTCATTGAAGTGATTTGGGTAAATATGGAAGGTAActgcaattatttttttcctttaatttaaaacatatctttttggACAGAAATTGAAGAGGAGACTTGTTGCGGTAGAGAAGAAGACGGGATGGACCGAGGAGAAGAAAAATAAAGTTAGAACATTTTTCCAGCTACAATATGCTCACAAATATATGAGCAGTGATGAGGAGGGAGATGATGGTTTTGTGTCCCATCCATATTCCTGGGAGAGTGAGGAATTACAGAAAGTTAAAGGAAGTCTggacaaaaaatatttagagacaTGTCCTCCACGTAGCAAGAGGTTATTGTCCAAAAAAGTAGGGGGTCTCTAAGAGAAGAAGAGCTTCCtaaattgaacattattcaTGCATGGACTTTAAACATGTGAATTGCATGTTAAAATATGTTCTTAAcatatcatatttattttattttttgactatgTGATGCATATGCAATTTCTTTTTTGTAACACCACTTTTTCATTTGTACACATATTTAGTCTTAGAATCTGAAGTGCCACAGGGATCTGTATTGGGaccattgttgtttttatatatatgtgttaatgACATTGCAGATATACAGATTATTTGCGGATGAAAGTTCTCTGCAGCAGTCATTCAAATCTGTTAAATTTTTCGAAGACAATTTCAATTATGATCTTTAGGTTCAGAAAATGACCTTTGTAgttcaattctttcaaaacaaaatttgataccattgatacaataagaattgttcaaattaagcatatatttacacaaaattcaagataatgcattctatcataaaatatatcaaaaatattttgttatgcaTCGCAGcatgtttgaaatatcaatgatttattgtgtacaatttgttttatattgttatacatgtcCATGTATATTAACCACCGTTATTGTGGTACAAAATCATACATTTgtgaaaaatagaaattaataaattgactattgatatttaaatatgCAGCTTTTGTTATCTCAACAGATCACTTAAAACGTGATTCTACAAGAAATGTCTTGTACTAAGATATGAACTCCTCATTCACAATATATACTTTTGTATAAAGAAATTTATTGCAATTTGATAAAATCTGAAAAGGGAAGTATACAGATTTCCATATTAATGGAAAAAATTACACacctttaaatttgattaaatatgCTCTTTATTAAAAATTACTTAAATTAAAGTCATTGGTAAATACGACCTTTTActttttgtaaacataaatttactttcgtaaatattatatttaagttcttgtaaattcattgaaaaagacAACCTTTAAATTTTTGTAAAGTTGCATTTACTTGAGCAAATATGGTCTTTAATTTTTTCGTAAAGGTATTGTAAATTGGACCATTACAAAAATTTACTTCCCAGTAAAGGTAATTAAAGA is part of the Ostrea edulis chromosome 2, xbOstEdul1.1, whole genome shotgun sequence genome and harbors:
- the LOC125682343 gene encoding uncharacterized protein LOC125682343 gives rise to the protein MELWYSKRFMDEENVPLTVFMRNVVQGIAPDERIDVIDAAIKRYFTSKKEANNRHNKNKEELNKKRQATYERKKEKLKRRLVAVEKKTGWTEEKKNKVRTFFQLQYAHKYMSSDEEGDDGFVSHPYSWESEELQKVKGSLDKKYLETCPPRSKRLLSKKVGGL